gaatccaaattcaaattaTCAATAAGAGTTAAAGATCCTTCCCTAATGACTGGGTTGTCATACCATTGGttgtgaaaacaatttttagtgagaaaggtctaaggggtgagacctgtctagaatcaaaagtcatatgatttGTAACACCataatcaattatccatgtactATTAATAACAACTGTAGAAGTGTTAAAAACcttaccaccataatctgtaGCAGCTACCAACGTAGAGGTTTTCGAAGCAACATTaccctctgtttttatttcagCAACAGCTGCAGTcaaggttttcttggaatcctttttgtgttgatcacgattatgatCCCACCAATTTGGATATCCCACAAGTTCAAAGCAaagactcttggtatgaccagtcttattgtagtgagtgcatttgaaggttgacttatcaatattaggggtTGTCTTAGAATGGTTGGTCTTAGATTGGTGCTGCCAATTCTAGGTTGAatgctgtcggactaccatagctgaGGTGTCAAGATTGTCAGATTCTGCTTTCATACTAGCATGACACACTGCCTCTCATCGAATCAATGCATAGCATTCTTCCAAATCGGGAATAGAATCTTTGCGTAGAATCTCTCCTCGAACTTGCTCAAAGTCACCACCCAATCCAATAAGAAAGATGTGCACCCATTGTCATTCAATGGATTTCTGGTATGCTGCAATGTCATCAGGGTCTTTCATGACTACCTTATCCCGATGATCCAATGcgcaaaaaatctcaattaaCTCTCCATAGTATTCAGAAAGAGACCTGCCGCTTTATTTGGCAGTGAAACTTGTAATTCATCATTTCCATCATAGAAGGCCTTTGATAATACACTCCAAATTTCTTGAGCAGTGGGTAAGCATAAGTAACGCTTCATAATTTCTTGACTCATAGACATTAACAACCATCTTTTCACCTTTTGATTCTCagcataccatttttcatatccatcttctAACTCTTTTGGTGGCTTTGTATTACCTCAaatgtaggaaagtttttcccgtttagcaatatgcatctccacaagttgtgaccaaacgtcatagtttgattcagtCAAAAGAATTTCTGGATTAAAGGTACcttcaaattgaaaaacaatagtatttttttcacttttttttttttttttgtcaatcaATAGTACACAGTATTAAACCCCATATCCAACAGGTATCAACACTCTCTACCCATAACAAGTGAAACTCACCGGTGGTGACCAACGTTTGAATTCCGACTAAATTGGCTGTTGAGTTTAATGGCAAACTCGAACAATGACTCGGGATGAGCTCATAGAAGGTCTCGAAGACGGAATACTCATTGTGGTTccagttaagaaaaaaaaaatggcgaAGCTTTGGACTGTGACCGAACTgttttttggaataaaattgGGGATGTGATTCAACTGGGGCGAATCAAAGTTTTTTTGAATGGGAAGTTTGCAAGGGATTTTGTCTCAAAAGAGATTTATAAACCTTGCTTTGATACCAACTTCAAATTAATGAAtggtatttttttcattcatacattcattcgttcatgtacagagtatatacagagggtaatcaccattctaagaatgagaaagaatgatacaaggaaataatgatataaggaaagcacaGCTagtatcctaatatctcaacattatATTCTTAAACTCAAGACCTTAGTCGATAACCTAGCAGCCATTGGTGAACCCGTAACTAACAAAGATCCCATTCTTTAACTTCTTTGAGGTTTTGGAGCAGACTACAATTCCATCGTGGCCTCTCTCACTACACGAGAAGATGAAGTCTCCCTCCATTCAGTTCACACCATCTTACTCACTCATGAACAATGTCTGAGTCTTCAAAACTCAGCTGTAGAATACCATATTATCTTTGCCAACCTCACTGGCACATCatatcatctcaacaataaaaGATAATCCAATCAAAACCCTTCCAACAATAATAGCAAAACCTTTGGTTTCAACCCAGGATGAAATTCTCATGGTGGCAGAACTCTAGTATCCCAAACTCATCCACAGTGTCAACTTTGCGGCAAATTTGGACACACTGTTGGGCGTTGCTATCACCGCtttgatataaattttcaaGGGTTTAATGCCAAATCTGATTCCACTCCAGTTCTTAAATCCATTGTCATCTACAATACATAAAACCCTACACATGCTATGTTATCCTCCTCTTCCATCATCAACAATGAAGAATGGTTTTTTGACACCGGTGCCACACATCACCGTTCTCAAACAAcaacttctcttgatgatattCAGTCCTACAAAGGCAATGACAAGGTGACCATAGGGAATGGTAAGCAAATTCCTATCCTCCACATTGGTACAAAAATCTTTACCTCTCCTCTTAAGACATTTCAATTAAAAAGAGATCTTCATGCACCTCATCTTGCCACAAATCTTGTTAGTGTCTCCCAATTCTGTActgataataaaaaaactcaacACAAACTTTGCTACCAATCTATTCAATGCATTTTTATTGGCTACAAAAACAGCCATAAAGGATACTTGTGTTTTGATCCCAACACAAGCAGGTTCTACATTACTCGCCATGTTGTATTCCATGAGTCCATCTTTCCCTTTCAAACAGTATCGGTTCCCCCTTCTCCTGATCCTTGTGTTTCTACTCTTGTTCTTCTTCCCATCTCCTCTTCTCTCTTTACTCTTCCTTCCTATCCACTAACTTCTTCCTCTCTGCCTGCAACTTTGAGTCCTACTTTTACTCAGCCAGCACCAGATCTTATTCAGGTTCCCTTTGATGGTAATCCTCTCACTCACACTACTTCTCATTGCTCTCCAATCGTCAACCACCATCCCATGGTCACCTGTGCAAAGAacagaattattaaaaaaaaaatgtattcttATCCTATACACCTATTGAAATTCACCCAGGCTGCCAAAGATATTCACTGGAGTCTTTCCATGGAAAAAGAATTTGTTGCTCTCCTCTGTAAAAATACAATACAACTGGTTCTGGCTGCTCCCAATTGCAATATCGTTGATTGCAAATGGGTTTACAAACTTAAACACAACCCAAATGGCATCATTGATCGCTATAAGGGCGAGTTAGTTGCCAAGGGATTTACTCAAACTCATGGTCTCGACTACTTTGAGACTTCTAGTCCCGATGTCAAGGCATCCACCATTCAAATAGTGCTTACTAGCTATTATCTTTTCATTTAGTTGGTTAGTTCGCCAACTCAATGTCTAGAATGCCTTTCTTAATGGTGACCTACAAGAGCAGGTGTTTATGATTCAACCACCTAGTTTTATCAATCCTCAGTTCCTACTTATGTTTAATAACTCAACAAAGCCATCTATGGTCTTAAGTAGGCTCCCAGGGCATGGTTCACCAAGCTTAGCAGTGCACTTCTTAGCTAGGGATTTCAAGCTTCCCGTGCTGGCAACTCTATGTTTATCCATCACACTGCAAGTCACTTCCCCATTTTGCTCACCGATAGTAACTCCTCTCATGTTTCTCATTTGTTTCTCGTCTTCATACCACCTTTGCTCATCGAGATTTTGGTGACCTTCACTACTTCCTTGGTATTGAGGTTCTTCAAGCTCAGCAATGCACTTCTTAGCTGGGGATTTCAAGCTTCCCGTCTTGATAACTCCATGTTTATCCATCACACTGCAAGTCACTTGCTCATTCTACttatatatgttgatgatattttggtCACCGGTAGCAACTCCTCTCATGTTTCCTCATTTGTTTCTCATCTTCATGCCACCTTTGCTCTTCAAGATCTTGGTGACCTTCACTACTTCCTTGGTATTAAGGTTCTTCAAACAAATACTACGCTTCATCTCAATCAGCATGGGTGTGTGCAAGATATTTTTCAGCGCACCAACATGTTAGATTCAAAATCTGCCCATACACCTAGATTACTTGGCCAAACCCTATCCAAACATGATGGCGAACCTCTACCAGATGCCACATTGTACAAGAGCACAATTGGTGCCCTTCAATATCTAACTCTTACCAGGCCAAATATCTTGTTTATAGTAAACAAGGCCTGCGCTAGTTCATGGTTGCTCCTACCTCTATACATTGGCTTATCGTTAAAAGTATCCTATGTTATCTCAAGGGTACTTCTTCCTATGGCATTCACATGCAGAAATCTTCCTCGCTGGATATCCATGCCTACACTAATGCCGATTGGGCATCATGTCCCGATGACAGAAGAAGCACCAGTGGCTACTATATCCTCCTTAGCCTGAACTTGGTATCATGGTCCTGTACAAATTAGAAAGtcgttgattactactcaaaaagtactattttatagcttgaaactaactattttaaatacttttgagtagtagttaatactttttaactcaattggcacattaaggaacctagcaagggttactaataagtttttggcaagttttggtgtttttggtagcttttttatcattgaaacaagccaagaagaGGGATAATTTTGAGAAATCAATGGCAATGCAAGTctaagctcaaatacatgaagaatccaagctttggagcacttcatagccctttgccaagccaattagagagatgcaaggaagaaatccaacaaccagCATTTTTGCATGGttatgcgaaatttcgcacaccatgtgAAACCATAAGAGGCAGCCAaagaatttcgcacaccatgcaaAATCTTCTCGTGCACCGActtcgttagatttttatcttcagatatttcgtgtaatttcctagtttctccttgtaaccagcctagatattttcttttaagtaaCATCATATATAAGGAGAGAGACAGGGAAAGAGAGATATGtatgtttttcattaaacaCTTGTAAAGTTTcagtagtaagaaatatatagagcttttgctctgccattccttctcattttcttttcacttttctttctagccaaacagcccctgaggatgatttctcaggggatgtttggctaggttttacgtttcttggagtgatggaagctaaGTGAAGGACCCGAATGCAAAGGTGTGAGTTGTCTTTgatttaaatgaaagtagttgttaaccattaatggtttttatttcaaggtttagctttaaatcccttaaaatcactttgaatggccaatacttggtaagctttttggattctatggatgcttattacTAGATTCATggatgtccattagttatcatttatgagccattggaaggtggttcaaggtgagaattaccttgaatggccaatacttggtaagctttttggattctatggatgcttattgctagatccatggatgtccattagttatcatttacgagccattggaaggtggttcaaggtgagaatTACaatagccaatacttggtaagcttttcggattctatggatgcttattgctagatccatggatgtcgattagttatcatttacgagccattggaaggcagttcaaggtgagggtctttagtgtttgaagccgttaatgggaagcaattaccattttccatgaaatctttggatcaaatcttaattgctaaatataaaacCGGCTCaagagataaccatcctttatgttattttccccaatgcgaggagaagatccggaatctccctcttttgcctaaggaacccgatcctagtgacctaaagctccaagagaccttttctttgtagttaacttcatttgctatttttgcttaacttaaaaacaaactttttcaaccacaatcctattttctttaaaagctaattttcataaggaaaacaccattttatttccttcactaaagtcaaTTGTACGATGAAAACTCATCCCTGTggacaatcctagagccactatactatgttagctatgctaccctagtgtaaggtgatttatgttttaaaatttttgttgataacacccgtcggggccagaatcaaatggcacgacTGCAATGGGGATGAATCAATCGTTTCTTGAAGTAGTGCTGAATTTGAGTGTCGTGGCCTTGTTGCTATGACTTCTGAAATCATATGGATACAATCTATCTTACAAGAACTCTGCCTCTCCCCACCAACTCCACTGCTTCTTTGGTGTGATAATCAAAGCACAACTTACTTAGCTGCAAACCCGGTCTTCCATGCTCGGACAAAACATATAATGAACTTGACATGCATTTTATTCGAGATAAAGTTCTCCATAATCAACTCAACATTCGGTATTTTCCATCTTCTAATCAAGTTGCtgacatttttaataaacacaTTTCAAGCTCCCAAATTTTCAGCTTTCAAACCAAGTTGTCTATTGTTCCCAAACCTGTGAGTTTTCAGGGGGATGATAGATGTCAGCCAGCACCAACAGGGCTTCCACCTATAAGAAACCAGAACTACCCTAAATAACCTAAGGTTGAATGGCTCAACATAGTTTAAGAACTATTAGGAAGTTGAAGTCTGTTGTAAGATCTGTTAAAATAGTTATAGAAAGAATCAAGTATAAAAGTGTCAATGTAAAGCTCTTTAATTAAGAGGCTCTCTCTGTAATAAGAAAGCAATTACTACATTTCTAATGCAAAGTTTTGAGTACCCCCTCCAACAGCCAAAGGAGATTTAGGAAAAtagttcttgaaaaaaaaaaaacgcaaaaaacttgtttgaggaaagggtgtgtttttgtttttttgtgttctcaaaaaccacttttttgagaacaataaaaagatgttttcatcGTTTTTTCACTATTAAAAGAATAGATTGTTTTACgtgttttctcttccttctttttgtgttttcttagctgttttttgttttccacaAAGGTGAGCTCCACCCAACCACCACACCCTATGCAAaccctttttcctttcttaaattattgaaattaatatacttacacatgGTGACAAAGTCAttctttgtttaagaaaattataactggtgtaaaaatttcaaaatggattttttttaatttaaatgaattgtgcatataaaaattatttatatatttataatatcaagttaatggaagaaaacattttattaattaaaaaataataactttcaaacatgttttttgttttacttattctaaaaaactttttttattaactttatcaaacatgtttttttttttaagaacaaaaactgttttctagaaTTCAGTtcctaaaactttttttttttttttctgaaaacacaaaaaactgttcttaaaaactgttctcaaaaactgttttccagaacaaatttcaaaaatagctACCAAACAGGCTTTTAGGTTCTCTTGAAAAtcgttctaaaaaatagtttttaagaacaattttttaaaactattttttttttttatgttttttagaacaaaagtttatttcggaacttgaaattcatttaaactattttttaatatttttaaaaataaattttatatttagtgttttatttttaatcattttatatgtttttataattattttttaaaatagctttaaaaaaatgaaaacaatttcaaacaattaaaaaatgttatttaaaggcactataaattttgtttttaagaataaaaaattaaaaattattttttgattgtcaaatatgtttttcttatattttattgtggaaaacaaaaaactgttttcgaaaagAGTTACTAAACACAACCTTACCTCACAACTCTCTAGATGCAAGCTATATGGTAATGGCGTTTTGGGCCCCATTCCTTACTTCAAGGGCTCTTTACTTCCATCTCCTGATTATCTTGAATTTATGCAAGAGTATAAGTAATTAAAAGGTTTCATTTCTAATCAGCTTAAAATCTTTTAGGATATGtgtaaggctatgtttggtatgtggaaatgaatattttgtttttgttcctaatttttttttttatattggaattaatttgatgattttaattcttgaaTTTTGATGcacttaaaaattaaaggataaaacaattatttgttttcattttaatgtttgATTATGAAAGGAAAATGTTGATAATAATACCCTTACAcgtagtttaaaataatttttttttattttaataaaacattctttaagagttttttattctaaatatataataaaagtaagaaaaataatatttacttcataaataaaaattaatcataaaaaaacataaaaatctaaagaaaatttaaaggtaaaacggtaattttaaaatattagacatTATTCCCTATACTAATGGTATCAAAATACTCTTGTTGGGATCgattaaaatctcatttatgagtaagatttcattcctattgttattaaaattatccaaatataagaTGAGataagatttcattcctaccaaaattattttttatttcattcctattattattaaaattatccaaatataagaTGAGataagatttcattcctaccaaaattattttttatttcattcctattattattaaaattatccaaatataagaTGAGATTCCCTTTCTGGGATGTAATAACACACGTGGATTCAACATCGGTAATTTAGGCGAGGTagtgatttcatttattttgacaATATTTTCGATGGAATAATTGTAGAGGTTTTCCATAAGAAAAGTAATTCCCTTTCTTTGACTGATACAGAAATGGTGCTCCCCCATGACTAAAATGCTTCATACTATAAATACTAGTTAAGGTTTGGTGCAATAGAATCAAGTACTTGGCACCACATCTATCAGACAAAATGCTTCACATTCTTGCCTTGTTTTCCTTCCTCCTCATCTCCTCCTCCCATGCGGCGCTCCAAGACTTCTGTGTGGCGGATTTCACAGCCCCACAAGGCCCTACAGGCTACTCCTGCAGGACGCCTGCAGAAGTAACAGCTGATGATTTCGTGTATTCAGGCCTGCGTCAGCCTGGTAACACCTCAAGCATCTTCAATGCCTCCATCAACTCAGCATCTGTTCATAAGTTCCCAGTCTTGAATGGCCTTGGCGTCTCCGTGGCACGAGCAGACGTAGCCCCTGGCGGTGTGCTTCCACTGCACACTCACCCCGGCGCTACAGAGATAATTCTTGTAGCCAGGGGCGCTGTCACTGCTGGTTTAATTTCTTCGGATAATACCGTCTACGTGAAGACAGTCGAAGAGGGGGATATCATGGTTTTCCCTCAAGGGTTGCTGCATTTCCTGGTGAATACTGGTGGGACAGAGGCACTTATTTGGGTTAGCTTCAGTAGCCCGAGCCCTGGCCTCCAAGTCCTTAACACTGCGCTGTTTGGCAATAACTTGGATTCTGACTTGCTAGAGAAGATCACTCTTCTTGGTGATGATGAAGTGCAGAGACTCAAGGGTATTTTTGGTGGTACTGGGTAATTCAGCTTGGCAAGAACTTGTTAATTTATTGTCACCCTCCTATTAAGTATGTAATCACTTTAATTAGTCTTTCAAGCTATTGATTCTTTTGATCAATGGCATGTGTGGAGATCTATATTTGGTTTTCCAGTGTGAGATTAATTACCTTGAAATAATGATCGCATATTGCTTTGCAACATCAAATGTAGACCATAAGTCTTACccgtttttcttcttttatatatatatgctagTGGGGTGTCACCGTGCAAAGCACGTGGGTGCATGTGAGTGATGTTAATGAGTAGGCTTTACGTCAAAGTATTTAATCATATGCCAAAAAAGCTTGAAATCCCACGAGTGGCAATATTACTTTTGTAAAACCTAGATAAAGctacttttttaaataatcatctTCAAAGTAAGCTCTTAAGTGTAGGGACGGCAACGGGGctggttttttcgggtacccggcCTGCCCCgtccctaatgggacggggtttaaatttaataaacgggtttgggacgggtatgagattttttttaaaacccggtgcgggttcgggtattgccccatcccGCCCCGCCctgtttacatataaaattaattttaattcaacgAGCTTAAATTCCACCCAAGAATCCCTCTTCCCAAACCCATAAACCCCACCATTTTTCCTTCACGAAAGCTCTCAAAACTCCACCCAATCAGATCTGTTCAAGAACAATTTGATCACCAGCCTCTTACTCAGTCAACACGCAGATGGGAAAACATGTTTTCCACTGTAGCAAGCTTGTACCCTCTCTATGTCACTGCTGGAGGGGTTGTTGCATGTGTGAAGCCATCTGTTTTCGCTTGGTTTGTGGCGAGAGGCCCAGCTTCTTATAGCTTATCACTTGGGTTAATCATGTTGTCCATGGCTATCACATTGAAGCTCAAGGacttcttcatttattgatCTAGAGGCCTTTTTCTGTGAGTTTTTTATGGTTGGAGTTTTTGGGTGTTTTGGTATTTGATTGTTTTTGAGACATGGTGCTTTGGAGTTGCATTAAAATCTGGGATTGTTTTGTGGGATTTGAGAAATGGTTGTGATTGCATTTTTGGATGTTTGGTAGCgcaatgttcttttttttctgtttttaattttatttttttttagaaaaaaaaagctaaacgaGGCGGGGCAAGGGGGTATGGGAATTTGGGAATTTCCCATATCCCATACCCGCTCAGCCCCGCCCcaccccgtttaattttttaaatggaacggggatgggaattgtttttaataaatgaggCGGGGTTCGGatgggggcgacccgtcccgacccgttgccattcctactTAAGTGTACTACTTCATGCTAACAaatgttattaattaaaataatatataaaataacataatatgccaataattcaattttaaaaatgatgttaatcataatatttataataaatatatagaatatgttattcaataatatttcattatattaataaataaatttaatttgttatggtaattttagatatataaaataccaatgttttaatgtttaaaaattatttttaattattaagtagtgtttggtttgaaaagcattttttttagtttttattttatatatatttttttccatttttgaaaataaatttgattaagaaaagtgaaaactgtttttaaaaataaaaaataaaaaaaaaattgtaaaatcttGTGTGGTTTCAAGCCTTTATTGATCTAAACGCTTAAGGAAAAAATCTGAGCAAGattgtatataatttatatgcaatgTTATAAGATCTATCTTTATAATGAATAATATTGattcttttataataaaaataatgtgatattatatattattttctaattttattttattttttattttaaaatattttaataaaatattctaatatactataattaatcaactaaattattttaatataaaaatatattcatttatgaTAATCTAatctaatgaataaataaaatatttataaggtatataatatttgttttcaaatatatataaaataatttttttttattaatatttctttcatatcaaacaaaattttatttcttatacatCCCCACCAAGTCTtgtattctattttattattttattggtttcaacctttttgaataatttaaattgaattcggatgttttttttatatacagatttattattatttgttgcaTCTTTGTTCATCACCTAATGTATTTCTTCCATCTTTCATTTATATCCAATCATTTATTCATGATATTCATAGTCATAAGTAAAATACtgaaatatataaaaggaaataagtatatgtataaaaacaaagaaacaaaagaaaaaaagttaattttttcgaaaaaaaaaaaagagaaggaaataatgttaattatttcttaatatattaGATGAGATAATTTACATTAACTATAggagttttcaaaatatatttgttattaaaaaaaatagtttgtagaaaaattatttcctttaaatattataataattaaaataatataatgatttattgtgtttttaaattttggaatatattaatatcatttataccataaatcatcttttttttttttttttttttttttgcttatatgATTCCCTTGTTTGTCTAGTATTCTTCCCCACAATCATTGCCCTTTTACACTCATACTTCTTCtccatcttttatttattattatttttactataattttatatttccaATCTTTGATTAATTATTCCTCAATGTTTCCAAattaatattctattttttttataaaaaaaaacattttaaaaatgtgGGTATGAAGTCCCTTTCAACTAattatcaattatatatatattggaaaattttaggaaatttttttaaagcaaaaatataagatttatttCCATAAAAACATATCCATAATTTAGAGtttcttttatcaatttttggaaaatttaaaaattttatttttaaactcaaTAAGAGTTTTTATGTTTGTGACTAATTTTATTAAGGAATCTTAATAAGGAAGTAcgaaaagtttgtttgaaagttttattttcatttatacaataaaaattttcatatttattgaaaattttagaatatttctttaaaaatcataattttgaaaCCTTAGTTTATATGAGAAATTACTTTTTAACTAATGaagatataatattaaaattataattatattctcAACCATaatatttaactaaaatgaatttttataatgttatcattatttctctaaaataattactttaat
Above is a genomic segment from Vitis riparia cultivar Riparia Gloire de Montpellier isolate 1030 chromosome 7, EGFV_Vit.rip_1.0, whole genome shotgun sequence containing:
- the LOC117919331 gene encoding auxin-binding protein ABP19a-like, giving the protein MLHILALFSFLLISSSHAALQDFCVADFTAPQGPTGYSCRTPAEVTADDFVYSGLRQPGNTSSIFNASINSASVHKFPVLNGLGVSVARADVAPGGVLPLHTHPGATEIILVARGAVTAGLISSDNTVYVKTVEEGDIMVFPQGLLHFLVNTGGTEALIWVSFSSPSPGLQVLNTALFGNNLDSDLLEKITLLGDDEVQRLKGIFGGTG